The following proteins are co-located in the Carassius auratus strain Wakin chromosome 7, ASM336829v1, whole genome shotgun sequence genome:
- the LOC113105920 gene encoding galactose-3-O-sulfotransferase 3-like — MSQKKIFLVLIAISTVSLLLHHGGHLNLTLEAFWLGCPSSTFSSTQSNSGPSAKHTSVAFLKTHKTASSTVQNILFRFAERNNLTVALPITTCDHQFCYPRPFSAHFVHPHTTPPDIITNHLRFSRAEIRRLMPNNTIYITILREPGAMFESLFTYFNQYCLSFRRVPNGSLETFLDHPWSYYRPEEKDSMYARNTLTFDLGGDKDRPSSEAPAYAKRFAAEMERVFSLVMISEYFDESLVLLRRLLSWDLDDVLYVSLNMRTPDSKSSLSGENTAKIRAWNAIDSVLYDHFNASLWRQLRAMGLACVEREVQLLRQSRDRLVRSCFGGNLPPLRSAAQITNKELRPWQPSAKVEIVGYDLPLNMTQKGRVPPRDECLKMVMPEVQYTRLLLRSESLHYRKRFPLRNSQQTSRTVGQVRAHKESPAPSLIPRPSETMARSTKGALRLSQ, encoded by the exons ATGTCTCAGAAGAAGATATTCCTAGTATTGATTGCAATCAGTACGGTCAGCTTGCTTCTGCACCATGGGGGTCACTTGAACTT GACGCTAGAGGCATTCTGGTTGGGGTGTCCATCCTCCACGTTCTCCTCAACCCAGAGCAACAGTGGACCTTCTGCTAAACACACCAGTGTAGCCTTCCTTAAGACGCACAAAACGGCCAGCTCCACTGTGCAGAACATCCTTTTCCGCTTTGCTGAGCGCAACAACCTCACTGTGGCGTTGCCTATTACCACCTGTGACCACCAGTTCTGTTACCCTCGACCGTTCAGTGCCCACTTCGTTCACCCACACACCACACCACCTGACATCATCACCAATCACTTACGATTCAGCCGGGCTGAGATACGACGCCTCATGCCCAACAACACAATCTACATCACGATATTGCGGGAACCGGGAGCGATGTTTGAGTCTCTGTTTACCTACTTCAATCAATACTGTCTTAGCTTTAGACGTGTCCCAAATGGCTCTTTAGAGACTTTCCTGGACCATCCTTGGAGCTACTATCGTCCAGAAGAGAAGGATTCAATGTATGCAAGAAATACACTGACTTTTGACCTAGGCGGTGATAAAGACAGGCCATCTTCGGAGGCGCCGGCATATGCCAAACGATTCGCTGCAGAAATGGAGCGAGTTTTCTCGTTAGTTATGATCTCAGAATACTTTGACGAATCCTTGGTGCTGCTCCGCCGCTTATTGTCTTGGGATCTCGACGATGTTCTGTATGTCAGTCTCAACATGCGCACACCTGACTCCAAGAGCAGCCTTTCAGGAGAAAATACAGCCAAAATCAGAGCCTGGAATGCTATAGATTCGGTACTGTATGATCACTTCAATGCCTCGTTGTGGCGGCAGCTGAGAGCGATGGGACTAGCGTGTGTTGAGCGGGAAGTCCAGCTGTTGCGTCAGTCTCGTGACCGACTTGTCCGGAGCTGCTTTGGAGGCAATTTGCCACCGCTTCGCTCTGCTGCACAGATCACGAATAAGGAATTACGGCCTTGGCAGCCCAGTGCCAAAGTGGAAATTGTTGGGTATGATTTACCACTTAACATGACACAAAAAGGCCGTGTTCCTCCACGAGATGAGTGTTTAAAGATGGTAATGCCCGAAGTGCAATACACACGACTGTTGCTGCGCTCAGAGTCCCTACATTATCGAAAGCGGTTTCCATTACGAAACTCCCAGCAGACTTCACGAACTGTGGGACAAGTACGGGCACACAAAGAATCCCCAGCTCCGAGTTTAATTCCGCGACCCTCAGAGACTATGGCTCGGAGCACCAAAGGAGCGCTACGGCTTTCCCAATaa